One Neoarius graeffei isolate fNeoGra1 chromosome 19, fNeoGra1.pri, whole genome shotgun sequence genomic region harbors:
- the sult2st3 gene encoding LOW QUALITY PROTEIN: sulfotransferase family 2, cytosolic sulfotransferase 3 (The sequence of the model RefSeq protein was modified relative to this genomic sequence to represent the inferred CDS: inserted 1 base in 1 codon) codes for MAQSDLYRVYHXIYLPKDFYTVDSLNYFESFQVQDDDIILITYPKSGTTWMQEILPLLLNGGDLTPVLTVQSFERVPWIETQYAAKSVAKLSAPRTISSHMPYHLMPSTFFSSKAKVIYLTRNPKDVVVSFFYFHQMFNILHNPGTFEEFTDSFLTGNVMFGKWTDHVKSWRNPDLGDRILYITYEEMIQDLQNVIERILCFLNRQLSEDALKRVIEQCQFKTMKQNKMSNYSLVSPEIFNHKKSSFLRKGIAGDWKNHFSPELEAKFNAVISEELKGTGIPWDEEHK; via the exons ATGGCCCAAAGTGACCTGTACAGGGTTTATC tgatttatcttccaaaagactTTTACACTGTGGACAGTCTGAACTATTTTGAGTCGTTCCAAGTTCAGGATGATGATATTATTTTAATTACATATCCCAAATCTG GTACAACGTGGATGCAGGAAATACTTCCTCTGCTCCTGAATGGAGGAGATCTTACTCCAGTGCTCACTGTTCAATCCTTTGAGAGAGTTCCATGGATTGAAACGCAATACGCTGCTAAATCTGTAGCCAAGCTGAGTGCTCCACGGACCATCAGCTCTCATATGCCTTATCACCTGATGCCTTCCACCTTCTTCTCTTCTAAGGCTAAg GTCATTTATTTGACAAGAAACCCAAAGGATGTCGTGGTTTCCTTTTTTTATTTCCACCAAATGTTTAATATTCTGCATAATCCGGGAACTTTTGAAGAATTTACTGACAGCTTCTTAACAGGCAATG TGATGTTTGGAAAATGGACTGATCATGTGAAAAGCTGGAGAAACCCAGATTTAGGAGATAGAATTCTCTATATCACATATGAGGAGATGATTCAG GATCTTCAGAATGTCATCGAACGTATTTTATGCTTTCTGAATCGGCAGCTGAGTGAAGATGCTCTGAAACGTGTGATTGAACAGTGTCAGTTCAAAACCATGAAGCAAAACAAAATGTCCAATTACTCGCTGGTGTCACCGGAAATATTCAACCACAAGAAGTCATCTTTCCTTCGAAAAG GAATTGCTGGTGATTGGAAGAATCACTTCAGCCCTGAGCTGGAGGCCAAATTCAATGCGGTAATTTCTGAAGAACTGAAGGGAACTGGCATCCCCTGGGATGAGGAACACAAATGA